The following proteins are encoded in a genomic region of Flammeovirga pectinis:
- the ndk gene encoding nucleoside-diphosphate kinase, producing MFQDNFAPPKGSFTFTMIKPGEENQDNIGEILTMIHEAGFRIQAMKMIRLRTKQAEMFYRHLAEQPFYRDVVNYMTSGPVIAAVLEKDNAVKDYRKLIGATDPTKAEEGTIRKRFAKSTDRNVVHGSDSDENAAEEASFFFSFSERYNQDGHCFFGWGK from the coding sequence ATGTTCCAAGATAATTTTGCACCCCCAAAAGGCTCATTTACATTTACAATGATAAAGCCTGGCGAAGAAAACCAAGATAATATTGGTGAAATTTTGACAATGATTCATGAAGCAGGTTTCCGTATTCAAGCCATGAAAATGATTCGATTACGTACAAAACAAGCTGAAATGTTTTACCGTCATTTAGCAGAACAACCTTTCTACCGTGATGTTGTAAATTACATGACTTCAGGGCCTGTAATTGCAGCAGTTTTAGAAAAAGACAATGCAGTAAAAGATTACCGTAAATTGATTGGTGCTACAGACCCAACAAAGGCAGAAGAAGGTACAATCCGTAAGCGTTTTGCTAAATCTACAGATAGAAATGTAGTTCACGGTTCAGACTCTGATGAAAATGCAGCAGAAGAAGCTTCTTTCTTTTTCTCATTTAGCGAGAGATATAACCAAGATGGTCACTGTTTCTTCGGATGGGGAAAATAA